CCGTACGCACGCCCGTCCGACCGCATACTCCGGCGAAGCCGACTCCAAGTAACAGGTTCGATGTCGGCTTTTTCTTGGCGCGATCAAGTCAGAACTTATCACGTTAAGCGGGCGCGTCGGGCCTTCGTCACCGCGATGTCGAGCGCCTGGAGAAAGCGCGACCGGTCGGCCGGCGCGAAGGGGCGCGGCCCCCCGGTGATCTCGCCCATGGAACGCAGGTGTTCGCCGATGGCCCGCGAGGCCAAGGCTGCGCCAATGTTGTCGGCCGTGTAGAGACGCCCCGTAGGATGCAGCGCCTGGGCGCCGGCGCTGAGCGAGCGTTCCGCCAGCGGGATGTCGGCGGTGATGACGATGTCGCCCACCCGCGCCCGCTCGGCGATCCAGTCATCGGCGA
This is a stretch of genomic DNA from Phenylobacterium immobile (ATCC 35973). It encodes these proteins:
- a CDS encoding YaiI/YqxD family protein; the protein is MTSLYIDADACPVKDEVYKVADRYELPVFVVSNSWIRTPRGPRISLVVVDAGPDIADDWIAERARVGDIVITADIPLAERSLSAGAQALHPTGRLYTADNIGAALASRAIGEHLRSMGEITGGPRPFAPADRSRFLQALDIAVTKARRARLT